Part of the Vigna unguiculata cultivar IT97K-499-35 chromosome 3, ASM411807v1, whole genome shotgun sequence genome, CGTTACATGGTTGATGTTCATGGCATTGAACCCACCAAGGAGCATTACGGTTGCATGGTTGATTTGCTTGCTAGAGCTGGAAGGTTAGAGGAAGCAAAAAAGGTGATAGACGATATGCCTATGAGTCCTGATGCTGCTGTGTTGGGTGCACTTCTTGGAGCATGCAGAATTCATGGGAATTTGGAGTTGGGGGAGGAGGTAGGAAAAAAACTGATTGAACTAGATCCTGGAAATAGTGGGCGATATGTGATACTAGGTAATATCTATGCTAGTTGTGGAAAATGGGAAGAAGTTGCTGGTGTGAGGAAATTGATGAATGAGAGGGGAGTGAAGAAGGAACCGGGATTTTCCATGATAGAAATGGAGGGAGTGGTGAATGAATTTGTTGCAGGGGGAAGAGATCATCCTCTGGCTCAGGTTTTATATGCTAAGGTTTATGAGATGTTGGAAGCAATCAGGGTGTTTGGTTATGTTCCTGACACAGATGGTGTGTTGCATGATCTTGTTGAGGAGGAAAGGGAGAATCCTCTGTTGTACCACAGTGAAAAACTTGCAATTGCTTATGGTTTGTTGAAGAGTAAACGAGGGGAGACCCTACGTGTCACCAAGAATCTGAGGGTTTGTAAAGATTGTCATCAAGCAAGTAAACTGATCTCGAAGGTTTATGATTGTGATATAATAATAAGGGATAGAAATCGTTTCCACCATTTTAGTAATGGAGAGTGTTCATGTAAAGACTATTGGTAACTACAACTATGATCAGTTAccaaattttgttctttttttcttaaaatggaTATATAAATCCTGCACATTTCATTTGAATCCGAAAGCAAGCAGTACGTTTAACGTGTATCTCTGCATCTAATCATATCAGTAGCAAAAAGTTACCTTGGTTGGTGCTTGTATCCtcaaattttaactatattGAGGCCTAAATGTGGATAAAGAGTGCTCCCAGGCAGTAATCTCACCATTAAAAATTAAcgctatttaaattttaacttatcaTCATCAGCCAGTAGATACTTTGGAAGGTTGAAGAGGAGAATACATACAAGGAACAAAGGTAGCTGGTGCATAGTATTGAACTGTTGAACTGCAGCaataagtcccacattggccaGATGAGACAAGAGTCCCTCTGAAGGTTATTATAAAAAGAACTTTTCTTCCCTTTAACACTCATACCTTTCTCGGCCTTTTGGCTAAGATCAAGTGTAGTATCTGTTCTTATCAGTTTAATATCTGATATGTGGGCCAATGGTCCACacgatattaaattaattttttgaaggGGAGATCTCACTACAGTGGCTTGCTACTGGGGATCTCGAGTGTCGCTCAAGTCTTGCACTATAGCTTGAGCCTGGCACACCCTACAATAtagtattaaagtttatttttattccttattagttttattatctGGTACCCTATTGCATAATCCTGACACAATccaaaaactatatttaagtattttgtataatttaggAATTAACTTTTCTAACTCTGTTAATAGTGTGATGTAACTAATCTGTGGAAAGGAGTTTTGTAAAGACTTAATAAGagaatcattataattattgataaatattttctacaagCTACAGAGTATTGATGATATTTATAAGACTTCCAAATTGTTAGAACTAAATCAATGTTAAAAGTGGTTCTCATTGTCAGTGTTACATAGCTTTGGTATTTATTTCATGCTAAGTATTCACTTTTTAATTTCAGGGCAAAGGTTCTTGAGAGTCTCCCAAACGACACAAATGGAGATATGCGTCTGTTCCTGCAAAGAAGAACAAATCTATGAATGGATCAAATCTTCAGAATtctttgaatataaaaatcattaatcaATATAAAGATATCAGCTAAGTGCAGGTGTAAGTATAACATTTCAAAAGGAATTCTAGATTTCttgtaatattttctttaatataattatgtCCATCACTAAATTGAAGTATTGTCCACATTCTATATTTTGAAGATATTGAACACGTCCTcttatgaataattttcatgGAGTATTTGGTACATGTCACAGGAGATATAACCTAAGTGGTAGCTGTAACAGTTCATATGCCaaggaaagaagaaacataaagTGATGATGCTTTAGCAAAGTAGAATGTTGGAAAGTAGAAAAAAGTCAGAATGAAAAACCTAATGAGTAATAGTTCACTTACCATATCCTTCCATAGATATTACTTGAAGATCACCACCAAAATACCTAGCATACAAACGACAAATGGGAAGTCCATAACCATTTCCAGCCATTGTTACATTACCAGCTATTCCAAGATCAGAAGGATCAGGTTCATTCGATGAATTTCTGGCTGTACTGTAGTGATACGAAAAAATCTTTGAAAGACCACTTCTTGCAATTCCACCTCCCTCATCAGAGACCTAACATGTCATTTGTTAAACACAAAAAGACCTTGATTATAGCAGGTAAAAAACCCccaatacaataaataaaagcatGTTCATGATGGAAACCTAAACCTACCTTTATGGTAACATCCTCTATTCCATCAGCTATTATTATTCTGATTGGAGGAGCAACTTTGTCAGAATCCATAAAACGCTCTTGCACAGCACGCAGTGAGTTCTTAACCAACTCAAATACCATAAGGTGCAAGTGAGCTGAAACATACCTATAGCAAAAACACAGAAttctagataaaaaaaaaaaaagaacataacAGACCATTCCAAGCACTATGCATATAAGAGGGTTTGATGAAGAATGAATAGAAGACAAATGATGAattcacagaaaaaaaaaaggactgATACTAACGGAAAAGTAAATTCAGGATCCCCATAAATGTTAACATCTGGGGCACTGCCATATTCGCGATAACACATGGAACGAGCATCTTCACTTGCATTCCTAGCCACAACCATAGGACACAGTTTTGTGTGTATGTAACCAACACAATTTTGAGGAGGGTTGGGGTTGTGCAACTCCACATGCTGCCCTGAATCcatcaaatgaaaaatatgtgTAATATCTTCGAATTTGAAAACCAGCTATAAAGATTTAAGTACACAAATTGTGTAGCAGATACATTGATTAGTCTCATTAGAAAGTGTGTTGTTGGAACTAACCGATGAGCATTCTGATTCCTATTCTTGACATGTAGAAACGATCAAGAAACTCATCAATCTCATTAGGATCCTCGTAAACAGTCTTCAATTGCTGAACACCTAAGGCCATTGTAGGAACCACATTGTTGTGTCTCACCTTCACAGCCTTAATCATTTCAGTGAATTCTTTCTCATCATCCATATCCTTGATCTCAGGGAAAGATCTAAGGTCTCGGAAAGAATCCAAGTACCAATCTCTAACCTAAAAACATGAACCAGTAGCAGCACAAAGTTCAATATTCAATAATCCATCTGCAGAACCAGAAATTACTTCTAGAAAAACCATAAACTTGCCAGAAAGTGCACAATGGAAACCCATAAAGGCTTCAAAACAAACATCTTCAACCTTCACATGATTAAATGTAAATTGGTTTTATCGGATTCAAGAAAAGGGAGGTAAAAGGTAGAACCTTCAAAACAGGAACTGTCTGAGACAAGCCATGAGGGAGATCGTGAAGCTCGATGACTCTCCATGCAATCCTAATGGGAAGCTCTTTGTGAAGGAACTGAGCAGAGATGAGCAAACTCTTTGGGGTGGGGTTGGAACCAAACTCCATCATGTACCTCAGACTCACCCCTGTCTGCTTCAAAGCACCCAATTTCTTCACCTCCTTCATCAAACTTTTGCACCATGGCAACGTTTGCTTAGCCTTAACCGACATGTCTTGTTCCTGGACCCGACGACAACATGTACCAAACGAAACCGAGAGCTAGGAACTGACATAGATGAAACCAATAACAGAAACGAGAGTGGAGAGAGAAGTTGAAAAGTGAAAGGACAAAAGGTGTCTGAAAAAAACAAGGGGTGAATGATCCATTGATGTCAAAGGTTTCAGTTTTTGTGTGGCGTTTTGCCGCAGTTTTCTCTCCTTTGTAGATTACAGAATATTCAGAGGCTCTGCTGTTGGCACGtggctctctctctctccctcacaCATGTTTGTCTCTTGTTCACTTAACCACAATTACATAcaacaaattattatataatctaaCATTATTATGTTTCTTCATCTAATGTCTCGTTATTTCTCAGAGTAAATTTCACTACTCCGGTTCTCTTCAACCTTCTTGTAACTTGAATTTATTTTCCGCTAATACATGGCATGTTATGTTTCAGAGAATTTAGAAGAAGAtaagtattatatataaaaaatattagtgtaaacaataataataataataataaagtgtgCCTTTTACATTAATCAAAAGAATGTACCATAATAACCTTTGTTTTTCGTTGCAGTCTTAGTAGCAtctaaatatgaaattaaaaaactgAATATTACCTAATGACTTTTGCCTCTATCATGGAGCTATTCCatctttcacttttttttgAATATTCATTTACCAAAGCGCATGGGAAAGAACATGACAAAACATTGTTCAATTTTTGtgtataaataagaaaataaactaagtctataaaaatatgataattagcTTCTAAAATTCAAAATGGGTCTTAACATTAGTATCAATAGGatgtttcatttttcttttaagaaaacaaatgtatttttattaaaatgaacttaactaacattta contains:
- the LOC114177182 gene encoding pyruvate dehydrogenase (acetyl-transferring) kinase, mitochondrial-like, whose protein sequence is MSVKAKQTLPWCKSLMKEVKKLGALKQTGVSLRYMMEFGSNPTPKSLLISAQFLHKELPIRIAWRVIELHDLPHGLSQTVPVLKVRDWYLDSFRDLRSFPEIKDMDDEKEFTEMIKAVKVRHNNVVPTMALGVQQLKTVYEDPNEIDEFLDRFYMSRIGIRMLIGQHVELHNPNPPQNCVGYIHTKLCPMVVARNASEDARSMCYREYGSAPDVNIYGDPEFTFPYVSAHLHLMVFELVKNSLRAVQERFMDSDKVAPPIRIIIADGIEDVTIKVSDEGGGIARSGLSKIFSYHYSTARNSSNEPDPSDLGIAGNVTMAGNGYGLPICRLYARYFGGDLQVISMEGYGTDAYLHLCRLGDSQEPLP